Proteins from a genomic interval of Spiroplasma diminutum CUAS-1:
- a CDS encoding HAD-IIB family hydrolase: MKWWFSDYDGTLTLKENNYELVQRDINFINKWTEKNKFIIATGRDIDHINELIETHKFNVEYKITNNGASMFKGNEVLYELSIPMSERKKIYDVLHKLHKLCGIKISDTFNSIEISGIKEESPRYESTIVREHWFSKEDKFNEYIDQILTNEKINNISLYAHVQDFDYIKDLLKDLENMKIIQTSPFVLELMHKEVSKYSGIKYLQEKYNINQEDIISSGDGDNDFEMLKYVKNSFVLSNASKLALETGKTIINNVSEIEEYIK, translated from the coding sequence ATGAAATGATGATTTTCAGACTATGATGGAACTTTAACATTAAAAGAAAATAATTATGAATTAGTACAAAGAGATATAAATTTTATAAATAAATGAACTGAAAAAAATAAATTTATAATTGCAACAGGAAGAGATATTGATCATATAAATGAATTGATTGAAACTCATAAATTTAATGTTGAATATAAAATAACAAATAATGGAGCTTCAATGTTTAAGGGAAATGAAGTTCTATATGAACTTTCAATTCCAATGAGTGAACGAAAAAAAATTTATGATGTTTTACATAAATTACATAAATTATGTGGAATTAAAATTTCAGATACATTTAATTCAATTGAAATATCTGGAATAAAAGAAGAGAGTCCGAGATATGAATCAACAATTGTAAGAGAACATTGATTTTCAAAAGAAGATAAATTTAATGAATATATTGATCAAATTTTAACAAATGAAAAAATTAATAATATTTCATTATATGCGCATGTGCAAGATTTTGATTATATTAAAGATTTATTAAAAGATTTAGAAAATATGAAGATTATTCAAACATCTCCATTTGTTTTAGAATTAATGCATAAGGAAGTTTCCAAGTATAGTGGAATAAAATATTTACAAGAAAAATATAATATTAATCAAGAAGATATTATTTCAAGTGGAGATGGAGACAATGATTTTGAAATGTTAAAATACGTTAAAAATTCATTTGTTCTTTCAAATGCAAGTAAATTAGCATTAGAAACAGGTAAAACTATAATAAATAATGTAAGTGAAATAGAAGAATATATTAAGTAA
- a CDS encoding MIP/aquaporin family protein codes for MNIYLTIFISELIGSLIISMIGNGVMANCFLKGTSSESKNSTLQISIGWGLGITLGIVVALMLGGTAHLNFIITLFYLLTNWSSIGPYALFPVYILSQILGFVIGQFLIILLYFVNIKETLKNDLQINYLLCFCTAPNKINKKFNNLYSEFISGIFFLFVFTFIVNNYNGIIDPKTSYIITFMCIVAISVSLGGNTGPSISPTRDLSLRFIHWLLPFKNKGSSNWKYSWIPLTGSTLSSIVISIIWLIIF; via the coding sequence ATGAATATCTATTTAACTATTTTCATCTCAGAACTAATTGGTTCATTAATAATTTCAATGATTGGTAATGGAGTAATGGCAAATTGTTTTCTTAAAGGAACATCAAGTGAATCTAAAAACTCTACCTTACAAATTTCAATTGGTTGAGGTCTTGGAATAACATTAGGAATTGTTGTTGCTTTAATGCTTGGAGGTACTGCTCATTTAAATTTTATAATTACCCTATTTTATTTATTGACTAATTGATCAAGTATTGGTCCTTATGCTTTATTTCCAGTTTACATTCTATCTCAAATTTTGGGTTTTGTAATTGGGCAATTTCTTATTATTCTTTTATATTTCGTAAATATAAAAGAAACTTTAAAAAATGACTTGCAAATAAATTATTTATTGTGCTTTTGTACTGCACCAAATAAAATAAACAAAAAGTTCAATAATTTATACTCTGAATTTATTTCTGGAATATTCTTTTTATTTGTTTTTACATTTATCGTAAATAATTATAATGGTATTATTGATCCAAAAACTAGTTATATAATTACTTTTATGTGTATTGTAGCAATTAGTGTTTCGCTTGGCGGAAACACTGGTCCTTCAATATCACCAACAAGAGATTTATCTTTAAGATTTATACATTGATTACTTCCTTTTAAAAATAAAGGAAGTAGTAATTGAAAATATTCTTGAATTCCATTAACAGGTTCAACACTTTCATCTATTGTTATCTCAATAATTTGATTGATAATATTTTAA
- a CDS encoding Cof-type HAD-IIB family hydrolase, with the protein MKYPYIGSDLDGTIVKNNDFKILEETVNDINDFQNVTENNFFIVTGRAFQNMKYYIRQLNVKLPVISSNGAAITDPLTSEVYYEHLMEKNLVVDLLRYSVENDLDVSLYTATTLCALSNAERVKTYKELYGHYPDDCQPDFILYEDYHELIEEVENDAHRTIKLMYSLDFETEQEKAKKLIDYLKSKDLYHPSTVIQSRILVDAMPKGINKASGIRKWAEIMNVDLNDIHVIGDNNNDIEMVSELPFGIAVGNAVDNLKQVAWKIIDDIENNGVGKYVKELVGKG; encoded by the coding sequence ATGAAATACCCTTATATTGGAAGTGACTTAGATGGAACCATTGTTAAAAACAATGATTTCAAAATATTAGAAGAAACAGTTAATGATATAAATGATTTTCAAAATGTAACAGAAAATAATTTTTTTATTGTTACAGGAAGAGCATTTCAAAATATGAAATACTATATAAGACAATTAAATGTCAAATTACCTGTAATTAGTTCAAATGGAGCTGCTATAACAGATCCTTTAACTTCAGAAGTATACTACGAACACTTAATGGAAAAGAATTTGGTAGTAGATCTTTTAAGATATTCAGTTGAAAATGACTTAGATGTTTCTTTATATACAGCAACAACTCTATGTGCATTATCAAATGCAGAGAGAGTTAAAACATATAAAGAATTATATGGACATTATCCAGATGATTGTCAACCAGACTTTATACTTTATGAAGATTATCATGAATTAATAGAAGAAGTAGAAAATGATGCACATAGAACAATTAAATTAATGTATTCATTGGATTTTGAAACAGAGCAAGAAAAAGCAAAAAAATTAATAGATTATTTAAAATCAAAAGATCTATATCATCCTTCAACAGTAATTCAATCAAGGATTTTAGTTGATGCAATGCCAAAAGGTATTAACAAGGCAAGTGGAATTAGAAAATGAGCAGAAATAATGAATGTTGATTTAAACGATATTCATGTTATTGGAGATAATAACAATGATATTGAAATGGTAAGTGAGTTACCATTTGGAATAGCTGTTGGCAACGCTGTTGATAATTTAAAACAAGTTGCTTGAAAAATAATTGATGATATTGAAAACAATGGTGTAGGAAAATATGTTAAAGAATTAGTTGGAAAAGGGTAA
- a CDS encoding MurR/RpiR family transcriptional regulator: protein MNLREKLNIILLSESKEDVKWQITNYIVECINKNKYPSIIDISNNCYIAKSSIVRYAKSFGLEGYKEFINKIKFEDQNSYKTITTIKNDLTKGNEQFFLFKNSIINFVNEADEYLSILEDIKIEILKAKRIYIHSSYEFDTIANYLKNFLIIINKNVVYSEHKKTTSAILDYIEETDLQIFLVAGVDNNYLETIFAYSMANNKSKKILISSTSQSNKFIACDISLVINFSDDYSKIYDKEIKMFYILKQLLILLEKENDSIDLRNLKHRF from the coding sequence ATGAATTTAAGAGAGAAATTAAATATTATTTTATTGTCGGAATCTAAAGAAGATGTTAAATGACAAATAACAAATTATATTGTTGAATGTATAAATAAAAATAAGTATCCATCAATTATTGACATTAGTAATAATTGTTATATTGCTAAGTCTTCTATTGTAAGATATGCAAAATCTTTTGGTTTAGAAGGTTATAAGGAGTTTATTAATAAGATAAAATTTGAAGATCAAAATAGTTATAAAACTATCACAACAATAAAAAATGATCTTACAAAAGGAAATGAGCAATTTTTTCTATTTAAAAATTCAATAATTAATTTTGTTAATGAAGCTGATGAATATCTTTCAATTTTAGAAGATATTAAAATTGAAATTCTGAAAGCTAAAAGAATTTATATTCATTCAAGTTATGAATTTGATACAATAGCAAATTATTTAAAAAATTTTCTAATTATTATCAATAAAAATGTAGTTTATTCAGAACATAAAAAAACAACAAGTGCAATTTTAGACTATATTGAAGAAACAGACCTTCAAATTTTTTTAGTTGCAGGAGTAGACAATAATTATTTAGAAACTATTTTTGCTTATTCAATGGCAAATAATAAAAGTAAAAAAATCTTAATTTCTAGTACATCACAATCAAATAAATTTATAGCCTGTGATATTAGTCTAGTAATTAATTTTAGCGATGATTATTCAAAGATTTATGACAAAGAAATAAAAATGTTTTATATTTTAAAGCAACTTTTAATTCTTTTAGAAAAAGAAAATGACAGTATTGATTTAAGAAATTTAAAACACCGTTTTTAA
- a CDS encoding PTS transporter subunit EIIC, whose protein sequence is MIKKNKNSDKFLLTANEILNHIGGKNNFSELYNCVTRIRFKIIDKEKVKLEVVKKIPLVKGVVWNGDELQIIIGADVEKVKTALDKIIQNSNSGSTTQLIKTPIYRKLLNFVIAVVVPCLPLMFYTGLSSGISALLSSPGIGLTQSGWGKPLGELDLFSAFLFLNERVGFMLLGVFFGFNTVKYFNGDLILGLLVSLTLSSGLLMGQSWVLIENIFGTGQELAIKGYDGSILIFIFASIAFVYMHRWVKTWMPSVISSMFTPIVSVGVILAGSFFLMGPIISLIELMIATAVLQLLDIPWGIGAFLIALLFQPLVLTGSHMALSSIVLSSMITLEQPSVYYVCVQISAFAQAGAVLGCGIMAKEKSFKANALSTFPITGIFGITEPALYAVNLPKLKPFLAGCVASGSMGLVAGAMGLKMKSYTGNGIFGFLGFEKLTDGAIFLVLGAIALILATVFTCLVYSERKDEYKTYKYFTKRINKLAGEKKLNNLVEKLELVEEYKNENKKLEIEFLKLQSLKNKVTKLKTRNKSVDNDLTTQISDLEKIITDKIKTYNKQLEVITNYISVEIEKDSEVIGNKKDYIQKEMTNAISSLKNNYSTFFEAEVVV, encoded by the coding sequence ATGATAAAGAAAAATAAAAATAGTGATAAATTTTTACTTACAGCAAATGAAATACTAAATCATATTGGTGGAAAAAATAACTTTTCTGAATTATATAATTGTGTTACTAGAATTAGATTTAAAATTATAGATAAAGAAAAAGTTAAACTTGAAGTAGTTAAAAAAATTCCATTAGTAAAAGGTGTGGTTTGAAATGGAGACGAACTGCAAATTATCATTGGAGCTGATGTTGAAAAAGTGAAGACTGCATTGGATAAAATAATTCAAAACAGTAACTCTGGATCAACTACACAACTTATAAAGACACCAATTTATAGAAAACTTTTAAACTTTGTGATTGCAGTTGTTGTTCCATGTTTACCATTGATGTTTTATACTGGACTTTCAAGTGGAATATCTGCATTACTTTCATCGCCTGGAATCGGTCTGACTCAAAGTGGGTGAGGAAAACCATTAGGTGAACTTGATTTATTTTCAGCTTTTCTATTTTTAAATGAAAGAGTTGGATTTATGTTACTTGGAGTATTCTTTGGGTTTAACACAGTTAAATATTTTAATGGTGATTTAATTTTAGGTTTACTTGTATCATTAACTTTATCTTCAGGACTATTGATGGGTCAAAGTTGAGTGTTAATTGAAAATATTTTTGGCACAGGACAAGAATTAGCTATCAAAGGTTATGATGGAAGTATTTTAATATTTATATTTGCAAGTATTGCATTTGTATATATGCATAGATGAGTTAAAACTTGAATGCCTTCAGTTATCTCTAGTATGTTTACACCTATTGTAAGTGTTGGAGTAATACTAGCAGGTTCATTCTTTTTGATGGGACCAATCATTTCACTTATTGAGTTAATGATCGCAACAGCAGTATTACAATTGCTTGATATACCATGAGGTATTGGAGCATTTTTAATAGCATTATTATTTCAACCACTTGTTTTAACAGGAAGTCATATGGCGTTATCTTCAATTGTACTTTCTTCAATGATTACACTTGAACAACCTTCAGTTTACTATGTTTGTGTGCAAATTTCTGCATTTGCACAAGCAGGAGCAGTTTTAGGTTGTGGTATTATGGCAAAAGAAAAATCTTTTAAAGCAAATGCTTTATCTACATTTCCAATAACAGGTATATTTGGAATCACAGAACCTGCATTATATGCAGTTAACTTACCAAAATTAAAACCTTTCTTAGCTGGATGCGTTGCATCTGGAAGTATGGGATTGGTTGCTGGTGCAATGGGATTAAAAATGAAAAGTTATACAGGTAATGGTATTTTTGGATTTTTGGGATTTGAGAAATTAACTGATGGAGCAATATTTTTAGTATTAGGAGCAATTGCTCTAATTCTTGCAACAGTCTTTACATGTTTGGTTTATTCAGAAAGAAAAGATGAGTATAAAACTTATAAATACTTTACAAAGAGAATAAACAAATTAGCAGGTGAAAAAAAACTAAACAATTTAGTTGAAAAATTAGAATTAGTTGAAGAATATAAAAATGAAAATAAAAAACTTGAAATTGAATTTCTAAAATTACAATCTCTAAAAAATAAAGTTACTAAATTAAAAACACGCAATAAATCAGTGGACAATGATTTAACAACTCAAATTAGTGACCTTGAAAAAATTATTACTGATAAAATAAAAACCTACAATAAACAACTTGAGGTTATAACTAATTACATATCTGTTGAAATTGAAAAAGATAGTGAAGTAATTGGCAATAAAAAGGATTATATCCAGAAAGAAATGACCAATGCAATATCAAGTTTAAAAAATAACTATTCTACTTTTTTTGAAGCAGAAGTTGTAGTTTAA
- a CDS encoding class I SAM-dependent methyltransferase, translated as MENHYKKISSLLYNSTKPPGTDIDGDLNFYKSQLLPIEGKVLEAGVGNGRLLIPLLKYKVDITGIDKSQEMIDICKENLKKENLQANLICDDLENYKEKNTYEYIIVPNASFNLLETRQKALKTLENFYDSLIDNGTLIIDLIMPIEFRSGSFHEYVHEIEDKKILVKNLSKEINWVEQYTINQIDYFINDKLQETQEFKLSWYGTKEFCDILSSKGFKDGLFLINYGNKTNLNIKTITFIFKK; from the coding sequence ATGGAAAATCATTATAAAAAAATTAGTAGTTTACTTTATAACTCAACAAAACCGCCAGGAACAGATATTGATGGAGATCTTAATTTTTATAAATCTCAACTTTTACCAATTGAAGGAAAAGTTCTTGAAGCAGGAGTAGGAAATGGAAGATTATTAATTCCACTTTTAAAATATAAAGTAGATATAACTGGAATTGATAAATCCCAAGAAATGATTGACATTTGTAAAGAAAATTTAAAAAAAGAAAATTTACAAGCAAATTTAATTTGTGATGATTTAGAAAATTATAAAGAAAAAAATACTTATGAATATATAATAGTTCCAAATGCTAGTTTTAATCTTTTAGAAACAAGACAAAAAGCATTAAAAACTTTAGAAAACTTTTATGATTCATTAATTGATAATGGAACTCTTATCATTGATTTGATAATGCCAATAGAATTTAGATCAGGAAGTTTTCATGAATATGTTCATGAAATTGAAGATAAAAAAATACTTGTAAAAAATTTATCAAAGGAAATTAATTGAGTAGAACAATATACTATTAATCAAATTGATTATTTTATAAATGATAAATTACAAGAAACTCAAGAGTTTAAACTCTCTTGATATGGAACAAAAGAATTTTGTGATATTTTATCTTCAAAAGGCTTTAAAGATGGTTTATTTTTAATAAATTATGGAAATAAAACAAATTTAAATATTAAAACAATTACATTTATATTTAAAAAATAA
- the mtnN gene encoding 5'-methylthioadenosine/S-adenosylhomocysteine nucleosidase produces MKKYAILFAMKEEATALIEELKAELIENDYFEIYKKDSVYIGISKVGLINASSCFAYINQKFEIDYFINAGLVGTFDPQLSLLESVVVENSFLGNADATGFGYKLGQIPGMEKWYSSDKELLEVFKDLKKVDICSSDTFINSQEQIDKIIKPLSDKIKIFDMECFGFFQSAYIFKKPIIALKVISDHIDNGCNELQFSQILKQGSVRISEVILEILK; encoded by the coding sequence ATGAAAAAATATGCAATTCTATTTGCTATGAAAGAAGAAGCAACTGCTTTAATTGAAGAATTAAAAGCAGAATTAATTGAAAATGATTATTTTGAAATTTATAAAAAAGATAGTGTATATATAGGGATATCAAAAGTTGGTTTGATAAATGCATCAAGTTGCTTTGCATATATAAATCAAAAATTTGAAATAGATTACTTTATTAATGCCGGATTAGTAGGAACATTTGATCCACAATTAAGTTTATTAGAATCTGTTGTTGTTGAAAACTCATTTTTAGGGAATGCAGATGCAACAGGATTTGGTTATAAATTGGGACAAATTCCTGGAATGGAAAAATGGTATTCATCAGATAAAGAACTTTTAGAAGTTTTCAAAGACTTAAAAAAAGTAGACATTTGTTCAAGTGATACATTTATAAATTCTCAAGAGCAAATTGATAAAATAATAAAACCATTATCAGATAAAATAAAAATATTTGATATGGAATGCTTTGGGTTCTTTCAATCAGCTTATATATTTAAAAAACCAATTATTGCTTTAAAAGTAATAAGTGACCATATTGACAATGGATGTAACGAATTACAATTTAGCCAAATTTTAAAACAAGGTAGTGTAAGAATCAGTGAAGTTATTTTAGAAATTCTAAAGTAA
- a CDS encoding glycoside hydrolase family 1 protein codes for MQKKFPKDFLWGGATAACQLEGAFDKDGRGLSVSDLHDYKKNLDRMSVGETFKENSNTIQEIKEKMNDESLYFPKRYGINFYNTYKEDLALLKEMGFQNFRFSFSWSRLFPTGTETEVNKEGLQFYIDLVDEIIKNGMEPIASIYHYDLPIHLTLTEDGFLSKNIITYFERFAKVLLETFKDKIKYWIVINQINLFPVVLFGSFGIADDENGHVSDQKRYNALHNQLVICAKVKKMAREINPTMQIGTMVADGHNYPINCEPENIKLAIKKNRQEYWITDVQFRGEYPKNALNFFETNGITIDWTQEELDLIKENTMDYLAISYYFSKVVDHKIHNLKPESYMTNPKSKANEWGWSIDPVGLYSTIINYWDRYNKKILIAENGFGYEDKLVNDTVEDDYRIDYLTDHIKEVKEAIDDGAEMIGFCSWGPIDLVSSGTAEMTKRYGFIYVDRDDFGNGTQKRYFKKSFYWYKKLISSNGESL; via the coding sequence ATGCAAAAAAAATTTCCAAAAGACTTTCTTTGAGGAGGAGCTACAGCTGCTTGTCAATTAGAAGGTGCTTTTGATAAAGACGGTCGAGGTTTATCGGTTTCTGATTTACATGACTATAAAAAAAACTTAGATAGAATGAGTGTTGGAGAGACATTTAAAGAAAATTCAAACACTATTCAAGAAATAAAAGAAAAGATGAACGATGAAAGTTTATATTTTCCAAAAAGATATGGAATTAATTTTTACAATACTTATAAAGAAGATTTAGCTCTTCTAAAAGAAATGGGATTTCAAAACTTTAGATTTTCATTTAGTTGATCTAGATTGTTCCCTACAGGAACAGAAACTGAAGTAAATAAAGAAGGATTACAATTTTATATTGATTTGGTTGATGAAATTATTAAAAATGGTATGGAACCAATTGCTTCAATTTATCATTATGATTTACCAATTCATTTAACTTTAACAGAAGATGGATTTTTATCAAAAAATATAATAACTTATTTTGAAAGATTTGCAAAAGTATTACTAGAAACTTTTAAAGATAAAATAAAATATTGAATTGTTATAAATCAAATTAATTTATTTCCAGTTGTATTATTTGGATCATTTGGAATTGCAGACGATGAAAATGGACATGTAAGTGATCAAAAAAGATACAATGCTTTACACAATCAATTAGTTATTTGTGCCAAAGTTAAAAAAATGGCAAGAGAAATTAATCCAACTATGCAAATTGGAACAATGGTAGCAGATGGACATAATTATCCAATAAATTGTGAACCCGAAAATATTAAACTTGCTATTAAAAAGAATAGACAAGAATATTGAATTACTGATGTTCAATTTAGAGGAGAATATCCAAAAAATGCTTTAAACTTTTTTGAAACAAATGGAATTACAATTGATTGAACTCAAGAAGAATTAGATTTAATAAAAGAAAATACTATGGATTACCTAGCAATTTCTTATTACTTTTCAAAAGTAGTTGATCATAAGATACATAATTTAAAACCAGAATCATATATGACTAATCCAAAATCAAAGGCAAATGAATGAGGATGAAGTATTGACCCGGTTGGTTTATATTCAACTATTATAAATTATTGAGATAGATATAATAAGAAAATACTTATTGCTGAAAACGGATTTGGCTATGAAGATAAGTTAGTAAATGATACAGTAGAAGATGATTACAGAATTGATTACTTAACTGATCATATAAAAGAAGTTAAAGAGGCAATTGATGATGGAGCTGAAATGATTGGATTCTGTTCATGAGGACCTATTGATTTAGTAAGTTCTGGAACAGCTGAAATGACAAAAAGATATGGATTTATTTATGTTGACAGAGATGATTTTGGAAATGGAACTCAAAAAAGATATTTTAAAAAATCATTTTATTGATATAAGAAATTAATATCTTCAAATGGAGAAAGCTTATAA
- a CDS encoding nicotinate-nucleotide adenylyltransferase, producing the protein MKKIALFGGSFDPVHTDHINIIKSCKTNLNFDEVWVIPAYVNPFKTLSTSSVTQRLEMLKLATMDLNFVKIETYEISKQTSSFTHDTVKYYKSKYPDLEFSFIMGSDQLDNFEKWDHFSELIQEIDFKVFLRSKEFNQEIVEKYNLETFEFENNYLSSTKIRNLEDLNLQIKSVNDYVNNNLMYLYERLESRMDEKRYFHCLNVGQMAMELARLNNIDLNKAQIAGTLHDIAKRWTEEELKECLLKNDPSLLKEPVPVWHSYAGAFHLKNDWLMNDAEIINSVYNHTVGSKDMTTLDIIVFCADKISLERTYPGVEKLRALVKSDLLLGFKELLKNQYEVAINKNTKNSIGMKLIESYDYWIKG; encoded by the coding sequence ATGAAAAAAATAGCATTATTTGGAGGAAGTTTTGACCCTGTACATACAGATCATATTAATATAATAAAAAGTTGTAAAACAAATTTAAATTTTGATGAGGTTTGAGTTATTCCAGCTTATGTAAATCCTTTTAAAACACTTTCAACTTCAAGTGTTACTCAAAGATTGGAAATGTTGAAATTAGCAACAATGGATTTAAATTTCGTAAAAATTGAAACCTATGAAATATCAAAACAAACTTCAAGTTTTACACATGATACTGTTAAATATTATAAATCTAAATATCCAGACTTAGAATTTTCATTCATAATGGGTTCTGATCAACTAGATAATTTTGAAAAGTGAGATCATTTTTCAGAACTTATTCAAGAAATTGATTTTAAAGTTTTTTTAAGATCAAAAGAATTTAATCAAGAAATTGTTGAAAAGTATAATTTAGAAACATTTGAATTTGAAAATAACTATTTAAGTTCAACAAAAATTAGAAATTTGGAAGACTTAAATTTGCAAATTAAGTCTGTAAATGATTATGTAAACAATAATTTAATGTATCTTTATGAAAGACTTGAAAGTAGAATGGATGAAAAAAGATACTTTCACTGTTTAAATGTAGGACAAATGGCAATGGAATTGGCAAGATTAAATAATATTGATTTAAATAAGGCTCAAATAGCAGGAACACTTCATGATATTGCAAAGCGATGAACTGAAGAAGAATTAAAAGAATGTCTATTAAAAAATGATCCATCTCTTTTAAAAGAGCCAGTTCCTGTATGGCATTCATATGCTGGTGCATTCCATTTAAAAAATGATTGATTAATGAATGATGCAGAAATCATAAACTCAGTATATAATCATACTGTTGGTTCAAAAGATATGACAACTTTAGATATAATAGTTTTCTGTGCAGATAAAATCTCATTAGAAAGAACTTATCCAGGAGTTGAAAAACTAAGAGCACTTGTAAAATCTGATTTATTATTAGGTTTTAAAGAGCTTTTAAAAAACCAATATGAAGTAGCAATTAATAAAAATACAAAAAATTCAATTGGTATGAAACTAATTGAATCTTATGACTATTGAATAAAGGGGTAA